In one Streptomyces sp. NBC_01288 genomic region, the following are encoded:
- a CDS encoding glycosyltransferase, translating into MIKVSVVVPVYNAGSYIDRCAPSLVNQSLGADAYEVVYVDDGSTDDSAERLERLAEAHEHVRVFRQENSGWPGKPRNVGVDRAQGKYVQFVDQDDELSYEALERLYAMAERNGSDIVLGKVHGTMQGPSNVFKRTVERCTAADAPLFESLTPHKMFRRDFLREHGIRFPEGRVRLEDQLFMARTYVRAKTVSILGNYPCYRWNRREDGGNNSSRRITADDYYGHLDKVVEAIKEGTPPGDLQDRLLRRSYRVELLRPVSEPRVLRRTGKDLEEYFTTVRRMAMTSYPPGVSEGLPAISRLRAELLVQDRLDSLVELARRTEQIRAQVDVDDMRWRNDKLVIRTRVGMVRADGEPLTVVERGGRMLLDPQLLDGIRGAENWEVPDPFSHAYGELIVHDTADNHWWYPDGELTPTLEPLGGDRHRVVVTGETVIDPLTLTGDAPMNPGAYQVWASAQLLGVGRRPRLAAAPGSARILLGTVAVGTPPRLVSPTWAGPGGQLRLAVGEPGRIGTTRRVLLRTTADHRLRHGVREVLRRLPPGVRKNIRATARRAEGWMLG; encoded by the coding sequence TTGATCAAGGTAAGCGTTGTCGTACCCGTCTACAACGCCGGTTCCTACATTGACCGTTGTGCGCCGTCACTGGTCAACCAGAGCCTGGGGGCCGACGCGTACGAGGTCGTGTACGTCGACGACGGGTCGACGGACGACTCCGCCGAACGACTCGAACGACTGGCCGAGGCGCATGAGCACGTCCGGGTGTTCCGGCAGGAGAACTCCGGCTGGCCGGGCAAGCCGCGGAACGTGGGGGTGGACCGGGCCCAGGGGAAGTACGTCCAATTCGTCGACCAGGACGACGAGTTGTCGTACGAGGCGCTGGAGCGGCTGTACGCGATGGCGGAGCGCAACGGGTCGGACATCGTGCTGGGCAAGGTGCACGGGACGATGCAGGGGCCCAGCAATGTGTTCAAGCGGACGGTCGAGCGGTGCACCGCCGCCGACGCCCCGCTCTTCGAGAGCCTGACGCCGCACAAGATGTTCCGCCGGGACTTCCTGCGCGAACACGGGATCCGCTTCCCGGAAGGGCGCGTCAGGCTGGAGGACCAGCTGTTCATGGCGCGCACCTACGTACGGGCCAAGACGGTGTCGATACTCGGCAACTACCCCTGCTACCGGTGGAATCGGCGCGAGGACGGCGGCAACAACAGCAGCCGCCGGATCACCGCCGACGACTACTACGGCCACCTGGACAAGGTCGTGGAGGCGATCAAGGAGGGCACCCCTCCCGGCGACCTCCAGGACCGGCTGCTGCGCCGCTCGTACCGCGTGGAGCTGCTGCGGCCGGTGAGCGAACCGCGCGTACTGCGGCGCACCGGCAAGGACTTAGAGGAGTACTTCACCACCGTCCGCCGGATGGCGATGACCAGCTATCCGCCAGGGGTGAGCGAAGGCCTCCCGGCGATCAGCCGCCTGCGGGCCGAACTGCTCGTGCAGGACCGGCTGGACTCCCTGGTCGAACTCGCCCGCCGCACCGAGCAGATCAGGGCGCAGGTCGACGTCGACGACATGCGCTGGCGCAACGACAAGCTGGTGATCCGGACCCGCGTCGGCATGGTCCGGGCCGACGGCGAGCCGCTGACCGTGGTGGAGCGCGGCGGCCGGATGCTCCTCGACCCCCAACTCCTGGACGGCATAAGGGGAGCGGAGAACTGGGAGGTTCCCGATCCCTTCTCGCACGCGTACGGGGAACTCATCGTGCACGACACCGCCGACAACCACTGGTGGTACCCCGACGGCGAGTTGACGCCGACCCTGGAACCGCTCGGCGGAGACCGCCACCGGGTCGTGGTCACCGGCGAGACGGTCATCGACCCGCTGACCCTCACCGGTGACGCCCCGATGAATCCCGGTGCCTATCAAGTCTGGGCCAGCGCACAGCTGTTGGGCGTCGGCCGACGCCCCCGGCTGGCAGCCGCCCCGGGCAGCGCGCGCATCCTCCTCGGCACGGTCGCCGTCGGCACGCCACCGCGCCTGGTCTCCCCCACCTGGGCGGGCCCCGGCGGCCAACTCCGGCTCGCCGTCGGCGAACCCGGCCGGATCGGCACCACCCGCCGCGTCCTGCTCCGCACCACCGCCGACCACCGCCTCCGGCACGGCGTCCGCGAGGTGCTGCGCCGCCTGCCGCCCGGCGTACGCAAGAACATCCGCGCCACGGCACGGCGGGCGGAGGGGTGGATGCTGGGGTAG
- a CDS encoding maleylacetate reductase, with protein MKNFLDFAYDAQPMRVVFRPGAALTATAGEAERLGLRRVLVLSGARGADTAQAVADSLGEVCVGVHAEAKMHVPVEVADRAVELARTLGADGCVAVGGGSAVGLGKAIALRTGLPLIAVPSTYAGSEMTPVWGLTENGAKRTGRDPAVLPRSVVYDPELTLELPVPLTVTSGINAIAHAVEALYAPDTSPVIALMAEEGVGALAGALPELAAEPRSLEARSRALYGAWLCGSCLGATTMGLHHKLCHVLGGTFGLPHAETHTVVLPYVLAYNAPAVPLTASVVARALDADDAPRALWDLARRLGAPRSLAELGLEESDLATAAAQAVSQAYANPRPVTEDGVLALLYAAYEGTPPV; from the coding sequence GTGAAGAACTTCCTGGACTTCGCCTACGACGCCCAGCCCATGCGCGTCGTGTTCCGCCCCGGCGCCGCGCTGACCGCGACCGCCGGGGAGGCCGAACGGCTCGGCCTGCGGCGGGTGTTGGTGCTCTCCGGCGCGCGGGGTGCCGACACCGCGCAGGCGGTCGCCGACTCGCTGGGGGAGGTGTGCGTCGGGGTGCACGCCGAGGCGAAGATGCACGTTCCGGTCGAAGTCGCGGACCGCGCGGTCGAGTTGGCGCGCACGCTGGGCGCCGACGGCTGCGTCGCGGTCGGCGGCGGCTCGGCGGTCGGCCTCGGCAAAGCGATCGCCCTGCGCACCGGCCTCCCACTGATCGCCGTCCCCTCCACCTACGCCGGCTCCGAGATGACCCCGGTCTGGGGCCTCACCGAGAACGGCGCCAAACGCACCGGCCGCGACCCCGCCGTCCTGCCCCGGAGCGTCGTCTACGACCCCGAACTCACCCTGGAACTCCCCGTACCGCTCACGGTGACCAGCGGCATCAACGCCATCGCGCATGCCGTGGAGGCCCTGTACGCCCCGGACACCTCGCCCGTGATCGCCCTCATGGCGGAGGAGGGCGTAGGGGCGCTGGCGGGCGCGCTGCCCGAACTGGCCGCCGAGCCACGGTCGTTGGAGGCCCGGAGCCGGGCCCTGTACGGGGCGTGGCTGTGCGGTTCCTGCCTCGGCGCCACGACCATGGGCCTGCACCACAAGCTGTGCCATGTGCTCGGCGGCACCTTCGGCCTGCCGCACGCGGAGACGCACACGGTGGTGCTGCCGTACGTGCTGGCGTACAACGCGCCCGCCGTACCGCTGACGGCCTCCGTCGTGGCCCGCGCGCTGGACGCCGACGACGCACCGCGCGCTCTGTGGGACCTGGCGAGGCGGCTCGGCGCACCGCGCTCGCTCGCCGAACTCGGCCTGGAGGAGAGCGACTTGGCGACGGCCGCCGCACAGGCGGTGAGCCAGGCGTACGCCAACCCCCGGCCGGTCACGGAGGACGGGGTGCTCGCGCTGCTGTACGCGGCGTACGAGGGAACTCCCCCCGTGTGA
- a CDS encoding YceI family protein, with product MALALLRRWLPQGGRATAAGLSLPLPLGAGGLGREIVDPMGSPMPAADVTVTALDSHRVAASGTTDPYGFFLAALPPGRYGLLVSAQGLQPHQETVEIVAGIAEPAERVWLQPGRAQELPPPGTWLFDPPHTAIRFIAKHVGMAHVHGRFERFQGGIQIAQEMTDSRVHVRIDASSITTGNSTRDNHLRSGDFLDVERYPYIDFASTRFAYRGGSKWTLQGSLTMHGVSRSVNLDTTYLGTVNGGYAEELRCAALATVELHREDYTLNWRSMLARGIAVVGPTVQLELDIQAMYRTHDTPTPPK from the coding sequence ATGGCCCTCGCACTGCTCAGGCGCTGGTTGCCCCAAGGCGGCCGCGCCACGGCGGCGGGCCTCTCGCTCCCCCTCCCGCTCGGCGCGGGCGGCCTCGGTCGTGAGATCGTCGACCCGATGGGTTCTCCCATGCCGGCCGCCGACGTGACGGTGACGGCCCTGGACTCCCACCGCGTCGCCGCCTCCGGTACGACCGACCCGTACGGCTTCTTCCTCGCGGCCCTGCCGCCCGGCCGCTACGGCCTCCTCGTCTCGGCCCAGGGACTCCAGCCGCACCAGGAGACGGTCGAGATCGTCGCGGGCATCGCCGAGCCCGCGGAACGCGTCTGGCTCCAGCCCGGCCGCGCCCAGGAACTCCCGCCGCCCGGCACCTGGCTCTTCGACCCGCCGCACACCGCGATCCGCTTCATCGCCAAGCATGTCGGCATGGCCCATGTGCACGGCCGGTTCGAGCGGTTCCAGGGCGGTATCCAGATCGCCCAGGAGATGACCGACTCCCGGGTCCACGTCCGCATCGACGCGTCCAGCATCACCACGGGCAACTCCACGCGGGACAACCACCTGCGCTCCGGTGACTTCCTCGACGTCGAGCGGTACCCGTACATCGACTTCGCCAGCACCCGGTTCGCCTACCGGGGCGGCAGCAAGTGGACGCTACAGGGTTCGCTGACGATGCACGGCGTGAGCCGCTCGGTGAACCTGGACACCACCTACCTGGGCACGGTCAACGGCGGCTACGCCGAGGAACTCCGCTGCGCCGCCCTGGCCACGGTCGAACTGCACCGCGAGGACTACACCTTGAACTGGCGAAGCATGCTGGCCCGGGGCATCGCCGTCGTAGGCCCCACCGTCCAGCTGGAGTTGGACATCCAGGCGATGTACCGCACCCACGACACCCCGACACCGCCGAAGTGA
- a CDS encoding LacI family DNA-binding transcriptional regulator, translated as MTTRPPTLDEVALRAGVSVGTVSRVINNRRHVSQKARQAVESAVAELGYVPNVAARSLASQRRGAVVLAISSDDPALFANLFFAEVITGVNAVVEETDLELLLILAAGERGRDRLTRVLQSRGADGVMLLALRENDPLAKVAEAGNVPVVHGGRSLERPPRWYVDADNRGGAREAVEYLIATGRRAIGTVTGPLDMHAGVSRYLGFREAVALAGLADHRVAHADFSELGGATATARLLDEHPDLDAVFVASDAMAAGALHVLRERGRSVPGDVAVVGFNDILTARHTHPALTTIRQPIVALGSEMTRMLVRILAGEEPTPLILPTELVIRESA; from the coding sequence ATGACCACACGGCCGCCGACGCTCGACGAGGTGGCGCTGCGCGCCGGAGTGTCCGTCGGAACCGTCTCGCGTGTGATCAACAACCGTCGGCACGTCAGCCAGAAGGCGCGGCAGGCGGTGGAGAGTGCCGTGGCGGAACTGGGCTACGTGCCCAATGTGGCCGCCCGTTCGCTCGCCTCGCAGCGGCGCGGCGCGGTGGTGCTGGCGATCTCCAGCGACGATCCGGCACTGTTCGCCAACCTCTTCTTCGCTGAGGTCATCACCGGTGTGAACGCGGTCGTGGAGGAGACCGACCTCGAACTCCTGCTGATCCTGGCCGCGGGCGAGCGGGGCCGGGACCGGCTGACCCGCGTCCTTCAGTCCCGGGGTGCGGACGGCGTCATGCTGCTGGCCCTGCGCGAGAACGATCCGCTGGCGAAGGTCGCCGAGGCGGGGAACGTCCCGGTCGTCCACGGGGGCCGCTCGCTCGAACGGCCTCCGCGCTGGTACGTCGACGCCGACAACCGGGGTGGCGCCCGCGAGGCCGTGGAGTACCTGATCGCGACGGGCCGCCGGGCCATCGGCACCGTCACCGGCCCGCTCGACATGCACGCCGGTGTCTCCCGCTACCTGGGCTTCCGCGAGGCGGTCGCGCTGGCCGGCCTGGCGGACCACCGGGTGGCGCACGCGGACTTCAGCGAGCTGGGCGGGGCCACGGCGACCGCCCGTCTCCTCGACGAACACCCGGACCTGGACGCGGTGTTCGTCGCCTCGGACGCCATGGCGGCGGGCGCCCTGCACGTCCTGCGCGAGCGCGGCCGGTCCGTCCCCGGGGACGTCGCGGTCGTCGGCTTCAACGACATCCTCACGGCCCGGCACACCCACCCCGCCCTGACGACGATCCGCCAGCCCATCGTGGCCCTCGGCAGCGAGATGACCCGGATGCTCGTGCGCATCCTGGCGGGCGAGGAGCCGACGCCGCTCATCCTGCCGACGGAGCTGGTGATCAGGGAATCCGCGTGA
- a CDS encoding MFS transporter, translating into MPRKSSRLTFAVLATGAGVFSMLQSLIAPALPTVQHALHTSQSTATWVMTAYLLSASVFTPILGRVGDLVGKKRTLVAVLLAVLAGCLVAALAPNIGVLIIARVVQGIGGALFPLSFGIIRDEFDASRVPGSISNLSAVIAAGGGVGMVAAGPIVTALDYRWLFWFPVGIVAVTTLIAVRYVPESPNRAQGHVNWLGAVLLSGWLVALLLPLSQASIWGWGSVRVVGLFAAAVVLFAAWLLSEARSRSPLIDLKVMRLPSVWTTNTAALLFGAGMYAIWSFLPGFVQTPSSAGYGFGASVTASGLLMLPMLLAMFVSGVLSGRLEPIVGAKALLTTGAALGAVACAILALWHDQQWQIALVAGIFGLGIGLAFASMANLIVGSVPPEQTGAATGMNANIRTIGGSIGAAVTSVLVTGHLQPSGLPYDSGYTHGFTLLAVLLLGAALAALLVPRRSGRSGGTTVGGSGSALLKAEEEASVMAPGALN; encoded by the coding sequence ATGCCCCGCAAGTCCTCCCGCCTCACCTTCGCGGTCCTCGCGACCGGTGCGGGCGTGTTCTCCATGCTTCAGTCGCTGATCGCGCCGGCCCTGCCGACCGTCCAGCACGCGCTCCACACCTCCCAGTCCACCGCGACCTGGGTGATGACGGCCTATCTGCTGTCCGCCTCGGTCTTCACCCCGATACTCGGCCGCGTCGGCGACCTGGTCGGCAAGAAGCGCACCCTCGTCGCCGTCCTCCTGGCGGTGCTGGCCGGCTGTCTGGTCGCCGCGCTCGCCCCCAACATCGGCGTCCTGATCATCGCCCGGGTCGTCCAGGGCATCGGCGGCGCGCTGTTCCCGCTGTCCTTCGGCATCATCCGGGACGAGTTCGACGCGTCCCGGGTCCCCGGCAGCATCAGCAACCTGTCCGCCGTGATCGCCGCGGGCGGTGGCGTCGGCATGGTGGCCGCCGGTCCCATCGTGACCGCGCTCGACTACCGCTGGCTGTTCTGGTTCCCCGTCGGCATCGTCGCCGTCACCACCCTCATCGCCGTGCGCTACGTCCCCGAGTCGCCCAACCGCGCCCAGGGACACGTCAATTGGCTCGGCGCCGTACTCCTCTCGGGCTGGCTGGTCGCCCTGCTGCTCCCGCTGAGCCAGGCGAGCATCTGGGGCTGGGGCTCCGTGCGGGTCGTCGGCCTGTTCGCCGCCGCCGTCGTCCTCTTCGCGGCCTGGCTGCTCTCGGAGGCCCGCTCCCGCAGCCCGCTCATCGACCTGAAGGTGATGCGCCTGCCGTCCGTGTGGACCACCAACACCGCCGCGCTGCTGTTCGGCGCGGGCATGTACGCGATCTGGTCCTTCCTGCCCGGCTTCGTCCAGACCCCCTCGTCCGCCGGCTACGGCTTCGGCGCCAGCGTCACCGCGTCCGGACTCCTCATGCTCCCGATGCTGCTCGCGATGTTCGTCTCGGGCGTGCTCAGCGGCCGCCTGGAGCCGATCGTCGGCGCCAAGGCCCTGCTCACCACCGGCGCAGCCCTGGGCGCGGTCGCCTGCGCGATCCTCGCCCTCTGGCACGACCAGCAGTGGCAGATCGCCCTGGTGGCAGGCATCTTCGGCCTCGGCATCGGACTCGCCTTCGCCTCCATGGCCAACCTCATCGTCGGCAGCGTCCCGCCCGAGCAGACCGGCGCCGCCACCGGCATGAACGCCAACATCCGCACCATCGGCGGCTCGATCGGCGCCGCGGTCACCAGCGTCCTGGTCACCGGCCACCTCCAGCCGTCCGGCCTGCCCTACGACTCCGGGTACACCCACGGGTTCACGCTGCTGGCGGTGCTGCTCCTCGGCGCCGCGCTGGCCGCGCTCCTGGTGCCGCGCCGGTCCGGCCGTAGCGGAGGAACGACCGTCGGCGGCTCCGGGTCGGCGCTCCTGAAGGCGGAGGAGGAGGCGTCGGTGATGGCTCCCGGCGCCCTCAACTGA
- a CDS encoding TetR/AcrR family transcriptional regulator — MTAQPFPVGEIVAAQRPHRKDAARNYDALLTAAREAFAEHGSEASLEDIARRAGVGIGTLYRNFPTRRALFESVYASEVNALCQFALDVADREPWEALTAWLNRFAGYVTTKQAVRQALENDSEIFGTCRDSMFSAGGPLFERAQKAGVARTDMDFNDLLRMAAGITGTTFVDDAQRDRVLAIALDGVRTNH, encoded by the coding sequence GTGACGGCCCAGCCGTTCCCCGTCGGCGAGATCGTCGCGGCCCAGAGACCCCACCGCAAGGACGCCGCCCGCAACTACGACGCCCTGCTGACCGCGGCCCGCGAGGCCTTCGCGGAGCACGGCTCGGAGGCCTCGCTGGAGGACATCGCGCGGCGCGCGGGCGTCGGCATCGGCACGCTGTACCGCAACTTCCCGACCCGCCGGGCCCTCTTCGAGAGCGTCTACGCGAGCGAGGTGAACGCCCTGTGCCAGTTCGCCCTGGACGTCGCCGACCGGGAGCCGTGGGAGGCGCTGACCGCGTGGCTCAACCGTTTCGCGGGCTACGTGACGACCAAGCAGGCGGTGCGCCAGGCGCTGGAGAACGACTCGGAGATCTTCGGGACCTGCCGTGATTCGATGTTCTCCGCGGGCGGCCCGCTGTTCGAGCGCGCGCAGAAGGCGGGCGTGGCCCGCACGGACATGGACTTCAACGACCTGCTGCGCATGGCCGCCGGGATCACCGGCACGACGTTCGTGGACGACGCCCAGCGCGACCGCGTCCTGGCCATCGCACTGGACGGCGTCCGCACGAACCACTGA
- a CDS encoding GH1 family beta-glucosidase — MSTFDPGFLWGAATSSYQIEGAVTEDGRGPSIWDTFATTPGAVRGGDTGAVAADHYHRFPGDIALMGQLGLRAYRFSLAWPRIQPTGSGPANQRGLDFYRRLTDTLLDHGIQPWPTLYHWDLPQPLEDAGGWPVRDTAERFAEYAALAHEALGDRIAHWTTLNEPWCSAFLGYATGRHAPGRHEPAAAVRAAHHLLLAHGLATEAIRNGDSHIGITLNLTHVTPLGTEPADLDAARRVDGMQNRLFLDPLLRGAYPDDVLGDLREVTDTGHIRDGDLKRIGAPLDHLGINYYAPMLVAGSATPVPSAYVGSPLARVADGGRPKTAMGWEIDERGLLDLLLRLKADYPAVPLYITENGAAFDDIVEADGVHDADRIAYLDGHLRSCARAIDRGVPLKGYFVWSFLDNFEWSFGYGPRFGIVHVDYATQRRTPKDSARWYAEVIRRGGL, encoded by the coding sequence GTGAGCACGTTCGATCCCGGCTTCCTGTGGGGCGCCGCCACGTCGAGCTATCAGATCGAGGGCGCGGTCACGGAGGACGGCCGGGGGCCCTCCATCTGGGACACCTTCGCGACAACTCCGGGCGCAGTCCGGGGCGGTGACACCGGAGCCGTCGCGGCCGACCACTACCACCGCTTCCCCGGGGACATCGCACTGATGGGCCAACTCGGCCTGCGCGCCTACCGGTTCTCCCTCGCCTGGCCCCGGATCCAGCCCACCGGTTCCGGCCCGGCGAACCAGCGCGGCCTCGACTTCTACCGCCGCCTCACGGACACCCTCCTCGACCACGGCATCCAGCCCTGGCCCACCCTCTACCACTGGGACCTGCCCCAGCCGCTGGAGGACGCCGGCGGCTGGCCGGTGCGGGACACGGCCGAGCGGTTCGCCGAGTACGCCGCCCTCGCGCACGAGGCGCTGGGCGACCGCATCGCCCACTGGACCACCCTCAACGAGCCCTGGTGCTCGGCCTTCCTCGGCTACGCCACGGGCCGCCACGCCCCCGGCCGCCACGAACCCGCCGCCGCCGTACGCGCCGCCCACCATCTGCTACTCGCCCACGGGTTGGCGACGGAGGCGATACGGAACGGCGACTCGCACATCGGCATCACGCTCAACCTCACCCATGTCACCCCGCTCGGCACCGAGCCCGCCGACCTGGACGCGGCCCGCCGTGTCGACGGCATGCAGAACCGCCTCTTCCTCGACCCGCTGCTGCGCGGGGCGTACCCCGACGACGTGCTCGGCGACCTCCGTGAGGTGACCGACACCGGCCACATCCGTGACGGCGACCTGAAGCGGATCGGGGCTCCGCTGGACCACCTGGGCATCAACTACTACGCGCCGATGCTGGTCGCGGGCAGCGCGACACCGGTCCCATCCGCCTACGTGGGCTCGCCGTTGGCCCGTGTAGCCGACGGCGGCCGGCCGAAGACGGCGATGGGCTGGGAGATCGACGAGCGGGGACTCCTGGACCTCCTCCTGCGGCTCAAGGCCGACTATCCGGCCGTACCCCTGTACATCACGGAGAACGGGGCCGCCTTCGACGACATCGTGGAGGCCGACGGTGTGCACGACGCGGACCGGATCGCCTACCTGGACGGCCATCTCCGTTCCTGCGCACGGGCGATCGACCGCGGCGTGCCGCTCAAGGGCTACTTCGTCTGGTCGTTCCTCGACAACTTCGAGTGGTCCTTCGGCTACGGGCCCCGCTTCGGCATCGTGCACGTCGACTACGCGACCCAGCGCCGTACGCCGAAGGACAGCGCCCGCTGGTACGCGGAGGTCATCCGGCGCGGCGGCCTGTGA
- a CDS encoding intradiol ring-cleavage dioxygenase — translation MTTDVTVTDEAVASLEGTADPRLRELLTGLIRHLHAFARETGLTQAEWERAIGFLTETGKMCTDTRQEFILLSDVLGLSMLVETINGDRAAGSTESTVLGPFHMTESPVRELGANIDLVGGGEPCVVSGRIVSGDGTPLPGAVLDVWQADGNGFYDVQRPDLQPPGNGRGLFTADAEGRFWFRTCVPSPYPIPTDGPVGELLKATGRHPYRPAHIHFIASAEGHSPVTTHIFVAGSDYLDSDAVFAVKQSLVEDFTPTDDSSLAREFGIANPFRHARFDLVLDRA, via the coding sequence ATGACCACTGACGTCACCGTCACGGACGAGGCCGTCGCCAGTCTGGAGGGGACGGCCGATCCCCGCCTGCGTGAACTGCTGACCGGCCTGATCCGGCATCTCCACGCGTTCGCGCGGGAGACCGGCCTGACCCAGGCGGAGTGGGAGCGGGCGATCGGCTTCCTGACGGAGACCGGGAAGATGTGCACGGACACCCGGCAGGAGTTCATCCTCCTCTCCGACGTGCTCGGCCTGTCGATGCTGGTCGAGACGATCAACGGCGACAGGGCCGCCGGTTCCACCGAGTCGACGGTGCTGGGCCCCTTCCACATGACCGAGTCCCCGGTCCGCGAACTCGGCGCGAACATCGACCTGGTGGGCGGCGGCGAGCCGTGCGTGGTCAGCGGCCGGATCGTGTCCGGAGACGGCACTCCGCTCCCCGGCGCGGTCCTCGACGTGTGGCAGGCCGACGGCAACGGCTTCTACGACGTGCAGCGCCCCGACCTCCAACCCCCGGGCAACGGACGGGGGTTGTTCACCGCGGACGCCGAGGGCCGCTTCTGGTTCCGCACCTGCGTACCGAGCCCGTACCCCATCCCCACGGACGGCCCGGTCGGCGAACTCCTCAAGGCGACCGGCCGCCACCCCTACCGCCCTGCCCACATCCACTTCATCGCCTCGGCCGAGGGCCACTCCCCGGTCACCACGCACATTTTCGTGGCGGGCAGCGACTACCTCGACTCCGACGCCGTCTTCGCCGTCAAACAGAGCCTCGTCGAGGACTTCACCCCGACCGACGACTCGTCCCTGGCAAGGGAGTTCGGCATCGCCAACCCCTTCCGCCACGCTCGCTTCGACCTCGTCCTGGACCGCGCGTGA
- a CDS encoding NUDIX domain-containing protein — translation MIEKSARGSGGELLDVRRLRFVETAAPRLTPEERLAMDQVWDAKVRDNPSFFDGPVLVCAGTRREGPDDLTVSWVRTTYRHFALRRVPFSTSWLPSFFVSVLQPADDGRLLVGRMSNSTAAPGRWQLPGGSLEPPEGDEPLDMTALRRHAARELIEETGIDTPPDDLTFWNVTRAGNGGIGVLFRAPSLPEARLRERYEAMAAAERAQGREPELDDIALIHSTAQLPLLVGPHADYLEPIVRRHETSGGAERA, via the coding sequence ATGATCGAAAAGAGCGCACGGGGTTCCGGCGGGGAACTCCTGGACGTACGGCGGCTCCGGTTCGTCGAGACCGCCGCTCCTCGGCTCACGCCCGAGGAGCGGCTGGCGATGGACCAGGTGTGGGACGCGAAGGTACGGGACAACCCGAGTTTCTTCGACGGGCCGGTCCTGGTGTGCGCGGGCACCCGGCGGGAGGGACCGGACGACCTCACCGTCTCCTGGGTGAGGACGACGTACCGCCACTTCGCCCTCCGCCGCGTCCCGTTCTCGACCTCGTGGCTGCCGTCGTTCTTCGTCTCCGTCCTCCAACCGGCCGACGACGGGCGCCTGTTGGTGGGCCGTATGTCGAACTCGACGGCGGCACCGGGACGTTGGCAGTTGCCGGGCGGCTCGCTCGAACCGCCCGAGGGGGACGAGCCGCTCGACATGACGGCCCTCCGCCGGCACGCCGCACGGGAGTTGATCGAGGAGACCGGCATCGACACCCCGCCCGACGACCTCACCTTCTGGAACGTGACCCGTGCCGGAAACGGCGGCATCGGTGTCCTGTTCCGTGCCCCCTCCCTCCCGGAGGCGCGACTGCGCGAGAGGTACGAGGCCATGGCGGCGGCGGAGCGGGCCCAGGGCCGCGAACCGGAGCTGGACGACATCGCCCTGATCCACTCGACGGCCCAACTCCCGCTCCTGGTGGGCCCGCACGCGGACTACCTGGAGCCGATCGTCCGCCGCCACGAGACATCGGGCGGCGCGGAACGGGCGTAA